A stretch of the Amia ocellicauda isolate fAmiCal2 chromosome 10, fAmiCal2.hap1, whole genome shotgun sequence genome encodes the following:
- the sash3 gene encoding SAM and SH3 domain-containing protein 3, with translation MSKFLYGHVTSSNSLSSTPPCLHLCACVCFLSLTISTGYRGGRDTVVGETNGVLRAFIYLSCLCKMLRRKPSNASEKEQVQKKKLSLQRSSSFKDFMKSKPSSPVVADKEFRLEDTLPEDGHIPEEGGKSGGKLGKKWRAVISRTMTRKTSKMVQKALAEEGVDSGEENSMSPMSFDGVPELRMSERMSQCSFDSEDAVHSPIARQLSGCGDRNSLDSGYSNRDSMRLEDASPPYTGPFCGRALVHTDFTPSPYDIESLKLKKGDIIEIIEKPPVGTWTGKLNNKVGSFKFIYVNILPEENILPKRKRRNCKHKAQTLEEVLDRINLKELSSLLSMHGFQSLEDFKELSETHLNDLNITDPDHRKKLLTAAETILDNESEEEDEKEEEENGSQSPEVKSDIPRDSGCFEGSENLENGREELGIIEEQLQGLTVAEES, from the exons ATGTCGAAGTTCCTATATGGTCATGTGACTTCCTCTAACTCACTGTCTTCTACTCCACCGTGCTTgcatctgtgtgcgtgtgtgtgttttctttctctAACCATTTCAACAGGATATCGGGGAGGTAGAGACACAGTTGTGGGAGAGACCAACGGTGTTCTGCGCGCTTTCATATATTTGTCCTGCTTATGTAAGATGTTACGACGGAAACCTTCCAATGCCTCGGAGAAGGAACAGGTGCAGAAAAAGAAG CTCTCTCTCCAGAGGTCCAGCAGCTTCAAGGACTTCATGAAGTCCAAGCCTTCATCCCCTGTGGTGGCAGACAAGGAGTTTCGCCTGGAGGATACT TTGCCGGAGGATGGTCACATCCCTGAGGAGGGAGGGAAGAGCGGCGGGAAACTGGGCAAGAAGTGGAGGGCTGTCATCTCACGAACCATGACCAGGAAGACTTCAAAAATGGTGCAGAAAGCGCTGGCTGAGGAAGGG GTGGATAGTGGGGAGGAGAACTCCATGTCTCCCATGTCTTTCGACGGTGTGCCAGAACTGCGGATGAGCGAACGAATGTCCCAGTGCTCCTTCGACTCCGAGGACGCCGTACACAGCCCCATCGCTCGCCAGCTCTCCGGGT GTGGTGACCGGAACAGCCTGGATAGCGGCTACAGTAACAGAGACAGTATGAGACTGGAAGACGCGAGCCCACCCTACACCGGCCCCTTCTGCGGCCGCGCTCTTGTCCACACGGACTTCACCCCCAGCCCCTATGACATCGAATCCCTCAAGCTCAAA AAAGGAGATATCATTGAAATCATAGAGAAGCCCCCAGTCGGGACCTGGACTGGCAAGTTGAACAACAAAGTTGGCTCCTTCAAGTTCATCTATGTGAATATCTTACCCGAGGAGAATATTTTGCCAAAGCGGAAGAGGCGGAACTGCAAGCACAAGGCACAAACCCTAGAGGAGGTCCTGGACAGAATCAACCTGAAG GAGCTCAGCTCACTTCTGTCCATGCATGGCTTCCAGAGTCTGGAAGATTTTAAGGAGCTGAGCGAGACCCATCTCAATGATCTGAACATCACTGACCCTGACCATCGTAAAAAGCTGCTGACTGCTGCAGAGACCATCCTTGACAATGAAA GTGAAGAAGAGGatgagaaggaggaggaagagaatgGCTCTCAGAGCCCGGAGGTGAAATCGGACATCCCCCGGGATTCAGGCTGCTTCGAGGGCTCGGAGAACTTGGAGAATGGGCGCGAGGAGCTCGGCATCATCGAGGAGCAGCTGCAAGGCCTGACAGTGGCTGAGGAGTCCTGA